The following coding sequences lie in one Pseudoalteromonas sp. Scap06 genomic window:
- a CDS encoding DUF4402 domain-containing protein: MNKIFTKAALAASMTVLSFGAAAETASFQAGVTVQNAFTFTNDAPLDFGTIRASGDLTGTETATLVLAANPATAPTTASTDATAAEIAILVAGTPASFSISGVSPFGTLTITNPTETAIAPDTAPAGTAAFTLGTPTYYVLTGATPNSAATTTIQVDSAGEATFNFGATLTTTAVTATSDYIDGSYSGTFTLELNY, from the coding sequence ATGAACAAAATATTTACTAAAGCAGCGTTAGCTGCATCAATGACTGTTCTTTCTTTCGGTGCGGCTGCAGAAACTGCTTCTTTTCAAGCGGGTGTTACAGTTCAAAACGCATTCACCTTTACGAATGATGCACCACTAGATTTTGGTACAATCAGGGCTTCAGGTGATTTAACTGGGACGGAGACTGCAACATTAGTATTAGCCGCAAACCCTGCTACTGCTCCTACAACGGCTTCTACAGATGCAACCGCAGCTGAAATTGCAATTTTAGTAGCAGGTACACCAGCCTCATTCTCAATTTCAGGTGTGTCTCCTTTTGGTACATTGACCATTACAAATCCGACTGAAACTGCGATTGCGCCTGATACAGCACCTGCGGGCACTGCTGCATTTACTTTGGGCACTCCAACGTATTATGTGTTAACTGGTGCGACGCCTAACAGTGCAGCTACAACGACTATTCAGGTCGATTCAGCTGGCGAAGCAACTTTTAATTTTGGTGCAACATTAACCACAACAGCGGTTACTGCAACTAGTGATTATATCGATGGATCATACAGTGGCACGTTTACATTAGAATTAAATTACTAA
- a CDS encoding SPOR domain-containing protein produces the protein MKLRLIILLIPFALAGCSNQLMPADSQSDKLVREKDIKPYLEQWDNNKEQIARLSTMEEDLSLLIQALSAQTDIDTVPEPLKEKVKRVEYGSKQSLQLSSETALTDNTISTNKAMYGVQIGRYLVSNGAKRQVERLKEQYPQLSSILQYRINEQQKESTTLYSVVAGPLKSQQQAAQLCLFFYKIGNKCTLATFSEDV, from the coding sequence GTGAAACTTCGTTTAATAATATTACTAATACCATTTGCATTAGCTGGTTGTAGCAACCAGCTAATGCCCGCCGACTCACAAAGCGACAAGCTTGTGCGTGAAAAAGATATAAAACCTTACTTAGAGCAATGGGATAACAACAAAGAGCAGATAGCGCGTTTAAGCACCATGGAAGAGGACTTATCATTACTGATTCAAGCTCTTTCTGCACAAACAGATATTGATACTGTACCTGAGCCATTGAAAGAGAAGGTAAAACGTGTTGAATATGGCTCTAAGCAATCTTTACAACTCTCCTCAGAAACTGCCTTAACCGATAACACTATCAGTACAAACAAAGCAATGTACGGTGTTCAAATTGGACGTTATTTAGTTTCTAATGGAGCCAAAAGACAAGTGGAGCGACTAAAAGAGCAATATCCCCAATTGAGCAGTATTTTGCAATACCGTATCAATGAGCAACAAAAAGAATCAACTACGCTTTATAGTGTTGTAGCAGGCCCGCTAAAAAGTCAACAGCAAGCAGCGCAATTGTGTTTGTTTTTTTACAAAATAGGTAATAAGTGTACCTTAGCGACATTTTCAGAGGATGTTTAA
- a CDS encoding SPOR domain-containing protein, with the protein MLIGSGCTISHDKTSLNERVKDSPEYVTITAVELAQLKDAALQWQKARSGIERLLKLERELTYLVDNLDIINSKAIAKSNQAVSNRYARSSINANTSPDLRHGNNYASTSDNVERPRQRYSNRYVKPTGRDALKNQRYSSRYASVPTKIITAPSKSYSKRTARSPVKAISSRVNKKIASKISMATKVAMVDKNKKVFALQVASLDSEESVAKEWKHINKKAAPLFKDKITTNIEKAKVNNKTYYRLKLGEYFNFKSAEDDCEVFKFYKVDCFVSNYTDKPIRL; encoded by the coding sequence ATGTTAATAGGGAGTGGCTGTACGATATCGCATGATAAAACCTCATTAAATGAAAGGGTTAAAGATTCACCCGAATATGTAACTATCACCGCAGTTGAACTTGCACAGCTAAAAGATGCCGCTTTGCAATGGCAAAAAGCACGTTCTGGTATAGAGAGACTATTAAAGTTAGAACGTGAGCTTACATATTTAGTTGATAATTTAGATATTATTAACAGTAAAGCAATAGCGAAATCTAACCAAGCTGTTAGCAATCGCTATGCTCGCTCATCAATTAATGCTAATACCTCGCCAGACCTCAGGCATGGTAATAACTACGCAAGCACGTCAGATAACGTTGAACGACCGAGACAAAGATATAGTAACCGTTATGTAAAACCGACTGGTAGGGACGCTCTAAAAAATCAGCGATATAGCAGCCGCTATGCTAGTGTTCCTACAAAAATAATTACAGCTCCTTCAAAAAGCTACAGTAAACGAACTGCTCGCTCGCCAGTGAAAGCGATTAGTTCTAGGGTGAACAAAAAGATTGCCTCTAAAATATCGATGGCAACAAAAGTGGCAATGGTAGATAAAAACAAAAAAGTATTTGCCTTACAGGTAGCGTCCCTTGATTCAGAAGAAAGTGTTGCTAAAGAGTGGAAGCACATTAACAAAAAAGCAGCGCCTTTGTTTAAGGATAAAATCACGACAAACATTGAAAAAGCAAAAGTTAATAACAAAACCTATTATCGATTAAAATTAGGTGAGTATTTTAACTTTAAAAGTGCTGAGGATGATTGTGAGGTATTTAAATTCTATAAAGTTGATTGCTTTGTGAGTAACTACACTGACAAACCAATTAGATTATAA
- the galU gene encoding UTP--glucose-1-phosphate uridylyltransferase GalU — translation MKAVIPVAGLGTRMLPATKAIPKEMLPVVDRPLIQYVVSEAVAAGIKEIVLVTHSSKNSIENHFDTSFELEATLEKRVKRQLLAEIQSICPKDVTIIHVRQGEAKGLGHAINCAAPIIGDEPFVVILPDVIIDEVESDLTKDNLAEMITRFEQSKHSQIMVEPVPKDQVDKFGVVDLGDVELNQGESSPIKSMVEKPPVDEAPSNLAVVGRYVLSKNIWPLLAKTPQGAGDEIQLTDAIAMLMQDEKVDAYAIKGRSHDCGSKVGYLKATIEFALRRDEFADELKTFIKTLI, via the coding sequence ATGAAAGCAGTGATCCCTGTAGCGGGCCTTGGAACACGAATGTTGCCGGCCACTAAAGCAATTCCAAAAGAAATGCTGCCAGTTGTAGACCGTCCACTTATTCAATACGTTGTTAGCGAAGCCGTTGCCGCTGGCATTAAAGAGATAGTGTTAGTAACGCATTCGAGTAAAAATTCAATTGAAAACCACTTCGATACTAGCTTTGAGCTTGAGGCAACGTTAGAGAAGCGTGTAAAGCGGCAATTACTTGCCGAAATACAGTCTATTTGCCCTAAGGACGTGACGATTATTCATGTGCGTCAAGGTGAGGCGAAAGGGTTAGGCCACGCTATTAACTGTGCTGCCCCTATTATAGGGGATGAACCTTTTGTAGTTATTTTACCCGACGTTATTATCGATGAAGTGGAAAGTGATTTAACAAAAGATAATTTAGCGGAAATGATCACTCGTTTTGAGCAAAGTAAACACAGCCAAATTATGGTTGAACCAGTACCTAAAGATCAAGTAGATAAATTTGGTGTTGTTGATTTAGGTGATGTTGAGTTAAACCAAGGTGAGAGCTCACCCATTAAGAGCATGGTAGAAAAACCACCTGTTGACGAGGCACCTTCAAACCTTGCTGTGGTTGGTCGTTACGTGTTGAGCAAAAATATTTGGCCATTATTAGCTAAAACACCACAAGGTGCAGGTGATGAGATTCAGCTGACTGATGCAATTGCGATGCTTATGCAAGATGAAAAAGTAGACGCTTATGCTATTAAAGGCCGAAGCCATGACTGTGGTAGTAAAGTTGGTTATTTGAAGGCGACGATAGAATTTGCTTTGCGCCGTGATGAATTTGCTGATGAGCTTAAAACCTTTATTAAAACATTAATTTAA
- a CDS encoding thymidylate synthase → MKQYLELCQRIVDQGQWVENKRTGTRCLTVINADLEYDVANNQFPMITTRKSYYKAAIAELLGYLRGYDSAEQFRNIGCKTWDANANENNAWLNNPNRKGEDDMGRVYGVQGRGWQRPDGSTLDQLAKVINNLKNGIDDRGEIITFYNPGEFELGCLRPCMHTHTFSLLGDTLYLTSYQRSCDVPLGLNFNQIQCFVLLALVAQITGLKAGKAYHKITNAHIYENQLDLMRDVQLKREPFASPQLKINPEIKSLEDIETWVTRDDFEVVGYQCHEAIQYPFSV, encoded by the coding sequence ATGAAACAATATTTAGAATTATGTCAGCGTATTGTTGACCAAGGACAGTGGGTTGAAAATAAACGCACCGGTACACGTTGTTTAACGGTTATAAACGCTGATTTAGAATACGATGTGGCGAATAATCAGTTTCCTATGATCACTACTCGAAAGAGCTATTACAAAGCGGCTATTGCTGAGTTGTTAGGGTATTTAAGAGGGTACGACAGTGCTGAGCAGTTTCGTAATATAGGCTGTAAAACATGGGATGCTAATGCCAATGAAAATAATGCTTGGCTCAATAACCCTAACCGTAAAGGTGAGGACGATATGGGGCGCGTTTACGGCGTTCAAGGTCGTGGCTGGCAACGCCCTGATGGTTCAACACTGGATCAACTGGCAAAGGTCATCAATAATTTAAAAAATGGCATAGATGATCGCGGCGAAATTATTACATTTTATAACCCCGGTGAGTTTGAACTTGGTTGCTTGCGCCCATGCATGCATACACATACCTTTTCGTTATTAGGTGATACTCTGTATTTAACCTCATATCAACGCAGTTGTGATGTTCCGCTAGGACTTAATTTTAACCAAATTCAATGTTTTGTATTACTTGCATTAGTTGCGCAAATTACCGGCCTTAAAGCGGGTAAGGCATACCATAAAATCACCAATGCCCATATTTATGAAAATCAGCTCGATTTAATGCGAGATGTGCAATTAAAGCGTGAGCCATTTGCTTCTCCCCAATTAAAAATCAACCCAGAGATTAAGTCACTCGAAGACATTGAAACATGGGTAACACGTGATGACTTTGAGGTGGTTGGCTATCAATGCCATGAAGCGATTCAGTACCCATTTTCAGTTTAA
- the lgt gene encoding prolipoprotein diacylglyceryl transferase — MALEFPQIDPIIFSVGPLSVRWYGLMYLIGFAFAMWFANRQAKKPGSGWTKDEVSDLLFYGMLGVILGGRVGYVLFYQFSYFIENPLYLFRIDQGGMSFHGGTLGVITAIAIFAYKRKKSLLQVGDFVAPLVPVGLLAGRIGNFINGELWGRTTDVPWAMVFPTGGPLARHPSQLYEAFFEGLVLFVILLWFIKRPRPAGSVSGLFLLGYGVFRFGIEYFRQPDAQLGLFADFISMGQILSLPMIIGGLGLLIWAYKQPQSQTAAKV, encoded by the coding sequence ATGGCACTGGAGTTTCCTCAAATTGATCCAATAATATTTTCTGTTGGACCACTTAGCGTTCGTTGGTATGGGTTAATGTACTTAATTGGTTTTGCGTTTGCGATGTGGTTTGCTAATCGTCAAGCGAAGAAACCAGGGTCGGGTTGGACTAAAGACGAAGTCAGTGATTTACTCTTTTACGGCATGCTGGGCGTTATATTAGGTGGGCGTGTTGGATATGTTCTGTTTTATCAATTTAGTTACTTCATTGAAAACCCCTTGTATTTATTTAGAATCGATCAAGGTGGCATGTCGTTTCATGGCGGCACACTTGGGGTGATCACTGCGATTGCTATTTTTGCTTACAAGCGTAAAAAGTCGTTATTGCAAGTTGGTGATTTTGTAGCACCTTTAGTGCCTGTTGGTTTACTTGCTGGGCGTATAGGTAACTTTATTAACGGCGAATTATGGGGCCGTACTACCGATGTTCCTTGGGCAATGGTGTTTCCAACTGGAGGCCCGCTTGCACGCCACCCATCACAACTTTATGAAGCTTTTTTTGAAGGGCTGGTATTGTTTGTCATATTATTGTGGTTTATAAAGCGTCCTCGTCCTGCGGGAAGTGTGTCGGGTTTGTTTTTACTAGGTTACGGCGTATTTAGGTTTGGTATTGAGTATTTTCGCCAACCAGATGCACAACTGGGGTTATTTGCCGACTTCATTTCAATGGGGCAAATCCTATCGTTACCTATGATCATTGGCGGGTTAGGCTTACTTATTTGGGCCTATAAACAACCACAATCGCAAACAGCGGCAAAAGTTTAA
- a CDS encoding sulfite exporter TauE/SafE family protein: MYELGLLVASCALLGCIVGFLAGLLGIGGGLIIVPVLSSLLLSFDVAAADHVLVIAIATSLASILFTSTSSALAHHKNDNVPWEIAPWVMSGVAVGALISGFAASFIPEKMLRTVFAVSVVFIAMRMVLSARNKVNAEHPLPAGPVLGGISAVMGSLSGLIGIGGGALLVPMLHYFSVDIKKAIGCAAACGIVIAFFGSIGYISAGWYVTDLTHGFMGFVYLPALFGIVITSWFIAPIGAKATHYLPVNTIKKVFAMLLVFIAIKMVFS, translated from the coding sequence ATGTATGAACTAGGACTTCTAGTTGCAAGTTGTGCGCTGTTAGGTTGCATTGTTGGTTTTTTAGCAGGGCTACTAGGCATAGGCGGTGGTTTAATTATTGTGCCAGTGCTAAGTAGTTTGTTACTTAGTTTTGACGTGGCCGCTGCCGATCATGTGTTAGTTATCGCTATTGCAACATCGTTAGCCTCTATTTTATTTACTTCCACTTCTTCAGCGTTAGCTCATCATAAAAATGATAATGTGCCTTGGGAAATTGCACCTTGGGTTATGTCGGGCGTGGCCGTTGGCGCATTAATTAGTGGCTTTGCTGCCAGCTTTATCCCTGAGAAAATGTTAAGAACGGTGTTTGCGGTCAGTGTGGTTTTTATTGCGATGAGAATGGTACTTTCTGCTCGAAATAAAGTGAACGCAGAACACCCTTTACCTGCAGGCCCCGTACTGGGAGGTATTAGTGCGGTAATGGGCTCACTGTCTGGGTTAATTGGCATTGGTGGCGGTGCATTACTTGTGCCTATGTTGCATTATTTTTCGGTTGATATTAAAAAGGCAATTGGTTGCGCTGCTGCATGTGGTATTGTAATTGCCTTTTTTGGCTCTATCGGTTACATCAGCGCTGGTTGGTATGTAACGGACTTAACGCATGGTTTTATGGGGTTTGTATATTTACCCGCTTTATTTGGGATTGTTATTACCTCATGGTTTATAGCGCCTATAGGGGCTAAGGCAACACATTACTTACCTGTGAATACAATTAAGAAAGTTTTCGCGATGTTACTGGTTTTCATCGCTATTAAAATGGTTTTTAGCTAA
- the ptsP gene encoding phosphoenolpyruvate--protein phosphotransferase — translation MLATLRTIAESVSQQANLDDALVCFVKMVKDAMNTQCCSIYFADYSQDNFVLMASSGLNPDAVGKFRIGFTEGLVGLVAQREEAINIAFAKSHPRFKLSPEVNEEGYNAFLSVPVVHQKKVLGVIVVQQKMARVFSQDEESFLITLSAQLASQLAHAEIKEVLRQDESSHQTSVLKGVSSAPGISIGKAFVVIPKLNFKSIELTKNNDVIEQRRLFTQAVAATRKEFSTLSMTLSDSIPQEALAVFDVYQQLLDAKSLGHNVEAQLQEGWCAKSALKIVIERLVAQFNEMQDPYIKERAVDVKDIGLRVLHHLVNTEHAIKDYPENTILIAHTLTPAMLAEVPNERLAGVVSINGSANSHASILTRAMGVPAIWGIEDLPLLQFDSKEMILDAFAGRLYISPSQMLIDEYTELQHQDNLLNNRFLEEQALPSITLDGEHISLLLNAGLELNTQQNSAHICDGVGLYRTEAWFMQKGQFPSQQEQENWYREVLSSYYPNPVVMRTLDIGGDKVLDYFNITEENPFLGWRGIRISLDHPELFLDQLKAMLKANIGLGNLKIMLPMISGTDEVEESLALFKQAYYELSEAFPEQLIEKPDIGIMLEVPSSVFMLPEWSKKVDFCSVGSNDLTQYLLAVDRANARVADLFNPYHPAVLRVLNNIASECEHYELPFSLCGELGGDPEGAILLIAMGYRRLSMNLSSLNKVKWVLRRLNVSDMEQLLSDCLAQPNAKQVLRLTRNFMIEHQLGDLFYTPK, via the coding sequence ATGCTGGCAACACTCAGAACGATAGCTGAGTCTGTTTCGCAACAAGCGAATTTAGACGATGCGTTAGTGTGCTTTGTGAAAATGGTAAAAGATGCCATGAATACCCAGTGCTGCTCCATTTATTTTGCCGATTATAGCCAAGATAACTTTGTACTAATGGCCTCATCAGGGTTAAATCCTGATGCGGTAGGCAAGTTTAGAATTGGCTTTACCGAAGGTTTAGTAGGGCTTGTTGCCCAGCGTGAAGAAGCAATTAATATTGCCTTTGCCAAGTCGCATCCTCGCTTTAAGCTCTCCCCAGAAGTTAATGAAGAAGGCTATAACGCCTTTTTGTCCGTGCCTGTTGTTCATCAAAAAAAAGTGTTAGGTGTTATTGTTGTTCAACAGAAAATGGCGCGGGTATTTTCTCAAGATGAGGAGTCGTTTTTAATTACGCTTTCTGCGCAGTTAGCTTCGCAATTAGCCCACGCCGAAATAAAAGAAGTATTACGCCAAGATGAGTCATCCCATCAAACATCAGTATTAAAAGGGGTTTCTAGCGCGCCAGGTATAAGTATTGGTAAAGCTTTTGTTGTTATTCCTAAACTTAATTTTAAGTCTATAGAACTTACTAAGAATAACGATGTTATTGAACAGCGTCGTTTATTTACACAAGCGGTTGCTGCAACGCGCAAAGAATTTAGCACCTTATCGATGACATTGAGCGACAGCATACCGCAAGAGGCGTTGGCTGTATTTGATGTGTATCAGCAATTATTAGATGCTAAAAGTTTAGGTCATAATGTAGAGGCTCAATTACAAGAAGGGTGGTGTGCTAAAAGTGCATTAAAAATTGTGATTGAACGTTTAGTTGCGCAGTTTAACGAAATGCAAGACCCTTATATTAAAGAGCGTGCGGTTGATGTTAAAGACATTGGTTTACGGGTGCTGCATCATTTAGTGAATACCGAGCATGCAATAAAAGACTACCCTGAAAACACCATTTTAATAGCGCATACATTAACACCAGCTATGTTAGCTGAGGTACCCAATGAGCGTTTGGCTGGGGTTGTGAGCATTAATGGTTCAGCCAACAGCCATGCCTCTATTTTAACCCGCGCTATGGGCGTGCCGGCGATTTGGGGTATCGAAGATTTACCGCTATTGCAGTTTGATAGCAAAGAAATGATTTTAGATGCTTTTGCTGGGCGTTTATATATTTCGCCTTCGCAAATGCTTATTGATGAGTATACAGAATTACAACATCAAGATAACTTACTCAATAATCGTTTTTTAGAAGAACAAGCATTGCCTTCAATCACGTTAGACGGTGAGCATATTAGTTTGTTACTTAATGCAGGGCTTGAGCTTAATACTCAACAAAATAGCGCCCATATTTGTGATGGTGTTGGTCTTTACAGAACCGAAGCATGGTTTATGCAAAAGGGACAGTTTCCTTCGCAGCAAGAACAAGAAAACTGGTATCGAGAAGTACTTAGTAGCTATTACCCTAACCCCGTTGTTATGCGAACGTTAGATATTGGTGGCGACAAAGTTTTAGATTATTTTAATATCACTGAAGAAAACCCATTTTTAGGATGGCGTGGTATTAGAATTAGCCTTGACCATCCCGAGCTTTTTTTAGATCAGCTCAAAGCGATGTTAAAAGCCAATATTGGCTTAGGTAATTTAAAAATAATGCTGCCGATGATCAGTGGTACTGATGAGGTTGAAGAGTCACTGGCACTATTTAAACAAGCTTATTATGAGTTAAGTGAAGCATTTCCTGAGCAACTTATAGAAAAGCCTGATATTGGCATCATGCTTGAGGTACCTTCAAGTGTATTTATGCTGCCAGAGTGGTCTAAAAAAGTCGATTTTTGCTCAGTAGGTAGTAACGACTTAACTCAGTATTTATTAGCCGTAGATAGGGCAAATGCCCGTGTAGCCGATTTATTTAACCCTTATCACCCCGCGGTATTGCGTGTATTAAATAATATTGCCAGCGAGTGTGAGCATTATGAATTGCCCTTTAGTCTATGTGGTGAGCTCGGCGGCGACCCCGAGGGCGCAATATTACTGATTGCTATGGGGTATAGACGTTTAAGCATGAACTTATCGTCGCTAAACAAAGTGAAGTGGGTGCTAAGACGCTTAAATGTAAGCGACATGGAACAGTTACTGAGCGATTGTTTGGCACAGCCTAACGCTAAACAAGTACTACGGTTAACCCGTAATTTTATGATAGAGCATCAGCTAGGTGATTTATTTTATACACCTAAATGA
- the rppH gene encoding RNA pyrophosphohydrolase, translated as MIDAEGFRANVGIVICNNQGQVFWARRYGQHSWQFPQGGVDDGETPEQTMYRELHEEVGLRPEDVEIVASSKHWLRYKLPKRLIRRDSSPVCIGQKQKWFLLKLRCKDEDVNLLKTHHPEFDDWRWVSYWYPVRQVVSFKRDVYRRVMKEFAPFAMPFNKREQQKDHWRNKR; from the coding sequence GTGATTGATGCCGAAGGTTTTCGTGCCAATGTCGGAATTGTAATTTGCAATAATCAGGGGCAAGTGTTTTGGGCCAGACGCTATGGTCAACATTCTTGGCAATTTCCCCAAGGTGGTGTTGATGATGGTGAAACACCAGAACAAACTATGTACCGTGAATTACACGAAGAAGTAGGTTTGCGACCAGAAGATGTAGAAATAGTTGCAAGCTCAAAACATTGGTTACGCTATAAATTACCCAAACGATTAATCCGCCGAGATTCAAGTCCGGTGTGTATTGGGCAAAAACAAAAATGGTTTTTACTAAAACTGCGCTGTAAAGATGAAGATGTTAACTTACTGAAAACTCATCATCCGGAATTTGATGATTGGCGATGGGTAAGTTATTGGTATCCGGTTAGACAGGTTGTGTCGTTTAAACGGGACGTTTATCGACGTGTTATGAAAGAGTTTGCTCCTTTTGCTATGCCTTTTAATAAGCGAGAGCAACAAAAAGATCACTGGCGGAATAAAAGGTAG
- the mutH gene encoding DNA mismatch repair endonuclease MutH has product MQPLKPHSINQLMQRVNNIAGLTLGQLAQQYHFKTPDDLLREKGWTGQLIEYVLGATAGSKPLPDFEDLGIELKTLPISYKGKPLETTFVSVTPLINVTGTTWHSSNVRKKLNHVLWLPILGERDIAPFDRTIGSGFLWQPSPAQDAQLQRDWEEQMELIALGRVDEISGHLGDVMQIRPKAANSHIVTDAIGPNGKIIKTLPRGFYLKTSFTGEILKQQFQL; this is encoded by the coding sequence ATGCAACCTTTAAAACCTCACTCAATTAATCAACTAATGCAACGTGTCAATAATATTGCAGGGCTCACACTTGGACAACTAGCACAGCAGTACCATTTTAAAACGCCAGATGATTTATTGCGTGAAAAAGGCTGGACAGGTCAACTGATTGAGTATGTATTAGGCGCAACCGCTGGTTCAAAACCGCTCCCCGACTTTGAAGATTTAGGCATAGAGCTTAAAACACTGCCCATTTCATATAAAGGCAAACCATTAGAAACCACCTTTGTGTCGGTAACCCCGTTAATAAATGTAACCGGTACGACCTGGCACTCAAGTAATGTTCGAAAAAAGTTGAATCATGTTTTATGGCTACCTATTTTAGGCGAGCGCGATATAGCACCGTTTGATAGAACCATTGGCAGTGGCTTTTTATGGCAACCTTCCCCCGCGCAAGATGCACAATTGCAGCGAGACTGGGAAGAACAAATGGAGCTTATAGCCCTTGGTAGAGTTGATGAAATTTCAGGTCATTTAGGGGATGTAATGCAAATACGCCCAAAAGCAGCGAATAGCCATATTGTTACCGATGCCATAGGCCCAAATGGGAAAATAATTAAAACCTTGCCTCGTGGTTTTTACTTAAAAACCAGTTTTACCGGCGAGATTTTAAAGCAGCAATTTCAGCTTTAA
- the eno gene encoding phosphopyruvate hydratase → MSEIVKVIGREIMDSRGNPTVEAEVYLADGSWGRAAAPSGASTGTREALELRDGDKARYLGKGVLKAVGFINNEIAEALKGQNALAQSDVDQVMLDLDGTENKEKLGANAILAVSLANAKAAAQSKKVELYEHIADINGTPGVYSMPLPMMNIINGGEHADNSVDIQEFMVQPVGATNFREALRMGAEVFHSLAKVLKADGHSTAVGDEGGFAPNLASNEAALAAIKVAVANAGYELGKDITLALDCAASEFYNKEANIYDLKGEGKQFTSEEFNHFLKDLTEQYPIVSIEDGLDESDWDGFAHQTKLMGDKVQLVGDDLFVTNTKILKRGIDNGIANSILIKFNQIGSLTETLAAIKMAKDAGFTVVISHRSGETEDATIADLAVGTAAGQIKTGSLSRSDRVAKYNQLLRIEEQLGAKAPYNGLKEVKGQ, encoded by the coding sequence ATGTCAGAAATCGTAAAAGTAATCGGTCGTGAAATTATGGACTCGCGTGGTAACCCAACTGTTGAAGCTGAAGTATATTTAGCTGATGGTTCGTGGGGCCGTGCTGCTGCACCTTCAGGCGCATCTACAGGAACTCGCGAAGCATTAGAATTACGTGATGGTGACAAGGCGCGTTACTTAGGTAAAGGCGTATTAAAAGCGGTTGGCTTTATTAATAACGAAATTGCAGAAGCACTAAAAGGTCAAAATGCACTTGCTCAAAGTGATGTAGACCAAGTAATGCTTGATTTAGATGGTACTGAAAACAAAGAAAAACTAGGTGCTAATGCTATTTTAGCGGTTTCACTTGCCAACGCTAAAGCGGCAGCACAATCTAAAAAAGTAGAGCTTTACGAGCACATTGCGGACATAAATGGTACGCCAGGTGTTTACTCTATGCCATTACCAATGATGAACATCATCAACGGCGGTGAGCATGCTGATAACTCAGTAGATATTCAAGAATTTATGGTTCAGCCAGTGGGTGCAACTAACTTCCGTGAAGCATTGCGTATGGGTGCTGAAGTATTTCATAGCCTAGCTAAGGTACTTAAAGCAGATGGACATTCAACAGCTGTAGGTGACGAAGGTGGTTTTGCACCAAACCTTGCATCAAACGAAGCAGCGCTTGCAGCCATTAAAGTAGCAGTTGCAAATGCCGGTTATGAGCTTGGTAAAGATATTACCCTTGCACTTGATTGTGCGGCCTCTGAGTTTTATAACAAAGAAGCAAATATCTATGACCTTAAAGGTGAAGGTAAGCAATTTACATCTGAAGAGTTTAACCACTTCTTAAAAGATTTAACTGAGCAATACCCAATTGTATCAATCGAAGATGGCTTAGATGAGTCTGATTGGGATGGCTTTGCACACCAAACTAAACTAATGGGCGATAAAGTTCAATTAGTGGGTGATGACTTATTCGTAACCAATACTAAGATTTTAAAACGCGGTATTGATAACGGTATTGCCAATTCAATCTTAATTAAATTTAACCAAATTGGTTCACTAACAGAGACGTTAGCAGCAATCAAAATGGCAAAAGATGCAGGTTTTACAGTGGTTATTTCTCACCGCTCTGGTGAAACTGAAGATGCAACTATTGCTGATTTAGCGGTAGGTACTGCTGCAGGTCAAATTAAAACGGGTTCATTAAGCCGTTCAGATCGTGTTGCTAAGTACAACCAATTGCTACGTATTGAAGAGCAATTAGGCGCTAAAGCACCGTACAATGGTTTAAAAGAAGTTAAAGGTCAGTAA